Proteins co-encoded in one Chionomys nivalis chromosome 6, mChiNiv1.1, whole genome shotgun sequence genomic window:
- the Dazap1 gene encoding DAZ-associated protein 1 isoform X7: protein MMQRSSDLEVEVKRAEPRDSKNQAPGQPGASQWGSRVAPSAANGWAGQPPPTWQQGYGPQGMWVPAGQAIGGYGPPPAGRGAPPPPPPFTSYIVSTPPGGFPPPQGFPQGYGAPPQFSFGYGPPPPPPDQFAPPGVPPPPATPGAAPLAFPPPPSQAAPDMSKPPTAQPDFPYGQYAGYGQDLSGFGQGFSDPSQQPPSYGGPSVPGSGGPPAGGSGFGRGQNHNVQGFHPYRR, encoded by the exons ATGATGCAGAGAAGCAGCGACCTCGAG GTGGAGGTTAAACGAGCTGAACCTCGGGACAGCAAAAACCaagcaccaggacagccaggagccaGCCAGTGGGGCAGCCGCGTGGCACCCAGTGCAGCCAACGGCTGGGCAGGACAGCCCCCCCCCACATGGCAGCAAGGTTACGGCCCACAAG GAATGTGGGTGCCAGCAGGACAGGCCATTG GTGGCTACGGCCCACCCCCTGCGGGCAGAggagccccgcccccgcccccacccttcACATCCTACATTGTATCTACACCGCCTGGAGGCTTTCCCCCACCacagggcttcccacagggctATGGCGCCCCGCCACAATTCA GTTTTGGCTATGGGCCTCCGCCCCCACCTCCTGATCAGTTCGCCCCTCCAGGGGTCCCTCCTCCGCCTGCTACCCCAGGGGCTGCCCCACTGGCCTTCCCGCCACCTCCGTCTCAGGCAGCCCCCGACATGAGCAAACCCCCAACAGCCCAGCCGGACTTCCCCTATGGTCAGTATG CAGGTTACGGGCAGGACTTGAGTGGCTTCGGTCAGGGCTTCTCGGACCCCAGCCAGCAGCCACCCTCCTATGGGGGCCCCTCGGTGCCGGGCTCAGGGGGTCCCCCTGCTGGTGGCAGCGGCTTCGGACGCGGGCAGAACCACAACGTGCAGGGTTTCCACCCCTACCGGCGCTAG
- the Rps15 gene encoding 40S ribosomal protein S15: protein MAEVEQKKKRTFRKFTYRGVDLDQLLDMSYEQLMQLYSARQRRRLNRGLRRKQHSLLKRLRKAKKEAPPMEKPEVVKTHLRDMIILPEMVGSMVGVYNGKTFNQVEIKPEMIGHYLGEFSITYKPVKHGRPGIGATHSSRFIPLK from the exons ATG GCCGAAGTGGAGCAGAAGAAGAAGCGGACCTTCCGCAAGTTCACCTACCGCGGCGTGGATCTGGACCAGCTGCTGGACATGTCCTA TGAGCAGCTGATGCAGCTCTACAGCGCCCGGCAGAGGCGACGCCTCAACCGCGGCCTGCGGCGGAAGCAGCACTCGCTGCTCAAGCGCCTGAGAAAGGCCAAGAAGGAGGCGCCGCCCATGGAGAAGCCCGAGGTGGTGAAGACCCACCTGCGGGACATGATCATCCTGCCCgagatggtggggagcatggtgggcGTGTACAACGGCAAGACCTTCAACCAGGTGGAGATCAAG CCGGAGATGATCGGCCACTACCTGGGCGAGTTCTCCATCACCTACAAGCCTGTGAAGCACGGCCGGCCTGGCATCGGTGCCACCCACTCCTCCCGCTTCATCCCCCTCAAGTAG